A single Ziziphus jujuba cultivar Dongzao chromosome 11, ASM3175591v1 DNA region contains:
- the LOC107433045 gene encoding WUSCHEL-related homeobox 11 isoform X2 — MEDQSQEPNSPSNGSERNEPVRSRWTPKPEQILILESIFNSGMVNPPKDETVRIRKLLEKFGSVGDANVFYWFQNRRSRSRRRQRQMQASQLEQRNQPQAAGGGGGGGGSGAIQYESSSATTTNPLALGYGVSSSFASSCPSSYLVGSSSSSSCGLTGDDHHGVDSFFPISASQIPFPEFEQSSSVTPVLCPEDTSNMHFQSGFITVFINGVPTEVHKGPIDLKTMFGQDVVLVHSSGIPIPMNEFGILMQSLQPGESYFLVSRPT; from the exons ATGGAAGATCAAAGCCAAGAACCTAATAGTCCAAGCAATGGTTCGGAGCGAAACGAACCAGTAAGGTCAAGATGGACTCCAAAACCCGAACAAATCCTTATTCTGGAGTCCATCTTTAACAGTGGAATGGTAAATCCTCCCAAAGATGAGACCGTACGAATAAGAAAGTTGCTTGAGAAATTTGGTTCTGTTGGTGATGCAAATGTCTTCTACTGGTTCCAAAACCGGCGTTCGAGATCTCGCCGCCGACAGCGCCAGATGCAGGCCAGCCAGCTCGAGCAAAGAAATCAGCCACAAGCTGCTGGTGGCGGTGGCGGTGGCGGTGGTAGTGGTGCAATTCAGTATGAAAGCAGTTCAGCGACGACGACAAATCCGTTGGCTTTGGGATATGGAGTTTCATcctcttttgcttcttcttgtccttcttcttatcttgtgggttcttcttcttcatcttcatgtGGACTTACGGGAGATGATCATCATGGTGTGGAtagcttctttcctatctccgcTAGTCAAATACCTTTTCCGGAATTCGAGCAAAGCTCGTCTGTAACGCCTGTTTTATGCCCTGAAGATACCTCAAATATGCACTTTCAATCTG GATTCATCACGGTGTTTATCAACGGGGTTCCAACAGAAGTTCATAAAGGGCCAATTGACTTGAAAACAATGTTTGGCCAAGATGTGGTTTTGGTCCATTCCTCTGGAATTCCAATTCCGATGAATGAATTTGGGATTTTAATGCAGAGCTTGCAGCCTGGTGAAAGCTATTTCCTG GTTTCAAGACCAACATAA
- the LOC107433045 gene encoding WUSCHEL-related homeobox 11 isoform X1 encodes MEDQSQEPNSPSNGSERNEPVRSRWTPKPEQILILESIFNSGMVNPPKDETVRIRKLLEKFGSVGDANVFYWFQNRRSRSRRRQRQMQASQLEQRNQPQAAGGGGGGGGSGAIQYESSSATTTNPLALGYGVSSSFASSCPSSYLVGSSSSSSCGLTGDDHHGVDSFFPISASQIPFPEFEQSSSVTPVLCPEDTSNMHFQSGFITVFINGVPTEVHKGPIDLKTMFGQDVVLVHSSGIPIPMNEFGILMQSLQPGESYFLVTIYNAIN; translated from the exons ATGGAAGATCAAAGCCAAGAACCTAATAGTCCAAGCAATGGTTCGGAGCGAAACGAACCAGTAAGGTCAAGATGGACTCCAAAACCCGAACAAATCCTTATTCTGGAGTCCATCTTTAACAGTGGAATGGTAAATCCTCCCAAAGATGAGACCGTACGAATAAGAAAGTTGCTTGAGAAATTTGGTTCTGTTGGTGATGCAAATGTCTTCTACTGGTTCCAAAACCGGCGTTCGAGATCTCGCCGCCGACAGCGCCAGATGCAGGCCAGCCAGCTCGAGCAAAGAAATCAGCCACAAGCTGCTGGTGGCGGTGGCGGTGGCGGTGGTAGTGGTGCAATTCAGTATGAAAGCAGTTCAGCGACGACGACAAATCCGTTGGCTTTGGGATATGGAGTTTCATcctcttttgcttcttcttgtccttcttcttatcttgtgggttcttcttcttcatcttcatgtGGACTTACGGGAGATGATCATCATGGTGTGGAtagcttctttcctatctccgcTAGTCAAATACCTTTTCCGGAATTCGAGCAAAGCTCGTCTGTAACGCCTGTTTTATGCCCTGAAGATACCTCAAATATGCACTTTCAATCTG GATTCATCACGGTGTTTATCAACGGGGTTCCAACAGAAGTTCATAAAGGGCCAATTGACTTGAAAACAATGTTTGGCCAAGATGTGGTTTTGGTCCATTCCTCTGGAATTCCAATTCCGATGAATGAATTTGGGATTTTAATGCAGAGCTTGCAGCCTGGTGAAAGCTATTTCCTGGTAACAATCTATAAtgctattaattaa